The Papaver somniferum cultivar HN1 chromosome 3, ASM357369v1, whole genome shotgun sequence genome includes a region encoding these proteins:
- the LOC113358248 gene encoding enhancer of rudimentary homolog translates to MANNNKHTIILMQASQNRATRTFMDYESISQAIDGICGLYERKLKELDPMNRDITYDIADLYNYIDGLGDMSALVYEQSIQAYLPYDRQWIKHRTFQHLKKLASAPR, encoded by the exons ATG GCTAATAATAATAAACACACCATTATACTGATGCAAGCATCTCAGAACCGAGCAACAAGAACTTTTATGGACTACGAATCTATAAGTCAGGCCATAGATG GTATTTGTGGACTGTATGAACGGAAGCTTAAAGAGCTCGATCCTATGAATAGAGACATCACGTATGACATTGCGGATCTCTATAATTACATTGATGGCCTTGGCGATATGAGTGCGTTAGT CTACGAACAGTCTATTCAGGCTTACCTGCCATACGATCGTCAGTGGATCAAGCATCGTACCTTTCAGCACCTCAAGAAATTGGCATCAGCACCTCGCTAG